The DNA region GCGGCTGCGGCGCGGTGACTAGGCCGTGGGTGGCGAAGTGCAGAATACGGTATTCGGACAGGTCAGGCAGAGCGGCAATCGCGTTGTCAGTGAAGGCAGCCCCGGTCAGGACCCGAGCGCCCTCGCCAAAGCGGGCCGCCGCGCCGCGCAGTTCGTCAGCCTTGATCGGATTGGCCCAGATATTGGGCGACCACAGGCACTTCTCGCCCGCCTCCAAAGCGGCACGGGTGCGCGCCGCGCCGGGCGTGGCGGTGCCGATCGGCGCGTTTTCGCCGAGACCGAGATAGGCGCGCTTGCCATCCGAAGGCGGTGCCGCCCGCACATCGCGGAATGCCGAAGCGGCCACCGAAGTGCTGATCTGGGTGGTGCGCCCAAGCCACTTGGTGCCGCGCAGGTCATATTCGTCCGCGCCTTTTTGTTTCATCCGCGCCTGATAGGCCGCAACGCTGGCATCGTCGGTCACCAAGAGGTTGATCGGCAGTTTGAGCAGCGCGCCATCGGGCTCGAACACAATGTGGCGGGCCTTGGGCAGTTCGTCTGCCACCGGGGTGAACAGGCGCACATAAAGCTCTCGCGCACGCTCGATATCGAAAGGATAGGTCAGCACCTGCCCGCCTTCGACCACCGCGATGCTCTCACGAATCTGGCTCACCAGCTTGTCGAGCTGCGCCGGAGTGGCGTCGGCCCGCCAAGCCATCGCGGCATCGCGAGTGGCGTAGATGACATAGGCATCGCTTTCGAGCGTTGCCAGCTTCACATAGGCCTCGCCCTCGGTGAGCGTAGCTTGCAGGTCGGGGAGCGTGATCGCCTGTTCGGTGACAGCACGATAGCGCGGAAAGGCAGCGAGCTTATCCAGCACTTCGGCCTGTTGCTGCCGCAGCAATTCCAGCCGCGCGGCCCTCTCGGCGATCAGCGCCGTCTGGCGGGCGTCGGGTTCGGGGATGGTCTCCAGTTCGAGCAGCGAGGTGCGCAGCTGTTCGATCCCGCGGCCAAGATTGGTGGCGGTGCGGAACATTTGCGAGGCTTCGTCACTGCCGCCCGAAAGCTCGCGCGCCAAGGCCGCCTGCGTCTGCGCGAGGCCGGGTCGCTGGAGCAACTGACTGGCGGCAAATAGATCGCTCGCTGCGCTCGCATTGCCGCGGCCCCCGTCGATCAGCAGCCCGAAATAGGGCGTCAGCAAGCTGCGGAGCGACGGCATGGCCCGGCCATCGGCATCGGCGATGATCGCACGGTAGAGCGTCAGCGCCTCGTCACGGCGACCGCTGCGCGCATAAAGCCCGGCCAGCTGCGCACGGGCGGTGCCCAGCGCGGGCGAATCGGGATAGGTCGCTTCGAGCAAGGTGATCCCCTGCTGATGCAGGCGCTCAGCCTCCCCCTGCTTGCCAGAGCGTTCGGCAAGTTCGGCAAGCTCACCCAGCACCTGCGCTCGCAGCCACATGATCGACACCACGCGTCCGCCGCGCACATCGCCAAAGATCGCTTCGGCGGTGCGCAGGAAGCTCGCGGCGTCCTCAGTCCGGCCCATCTGCCGCAGCACTGTGGCCTTGAGATAGGCGTGCTGCCCATCGAGCAGTTGCGCGCGTTCCAACGGGGTCAGGCTCAGCGCATAGTCACCCGTGACCCGCCCGCTTTCGCTGGCCAGCTGTCCCGCCAGCGCCGGCCCGATCTGGAGGCTGGCGAGCGCGGCGCTATCGGCGAATTCGATCGGCAGTGGCGCATCGAGCAGCGCGAGCGCGCGTGCCGACTGGCGCT from uncultured Erythrobacter sp. includes:
- a CDS encoding CHAT domain-containing protein, giving the protein MTQSKDKARFILPALAALGLMGILAASETTAREPGTSSLSLRDTFPIGSNGLCEAQILAPEPGAGLFDRRYSVICRDAAAPVGTLWVVKTGSAVPAPARFAGADARCTDGAGDAGAVTGIATAQRFSCAKDGSVLRSDLLIGNRGGRTYAASGLTAYAKALELGMASLVSDAVAPGIVEIPLTSTTDAVAFARQQAEAIAADQALIEAYRRGNAGEFAEAAEFFAASSAALAGPGAAEARLNEALQQSNLGNFAESRRRLADLRSVSATSPVLARLQRNYEAMDALNQRQSARALALLDAPLPIEFADSAALASLQIGPALAGQLASESGRVTGDYALSLTPLERAQLLDGQHAYLKATVLRQMGRTEDAASFLRTAEAIFGDVRGGRVVSIMWLRAQVLGELAELAERSGKQGEAERLHQQGITLLEATYPDSPALGTARAQLAGLYARSGRRDEALTLYRAIIADADGRAMPSLRSLLTPYFGLLIDGGRGNASAASDLFAASQLLQRPGLAQTQAALARELSGGSDEASQMFRTATNLGRGIEQLRTSLLELETIPEPDARQTALIAERAARLELLRQQQAEVLDKLAAFPRYRAVTEQAITLPDLQATLTEGEAYVKLATLESDAYVIYATRDAAMAWRADATPAQLDKLVSQIRESIAVVEGGQVLTYPFDIERARELYVRLFTPVADELPKARHIVFEPDGALLKLPINLLVTDDASVAAYQARMKQKGADEYDLRGTKWLGRTTQISTSVAASAFRDVRAAPPSDGKRAYLGLGENAPIGTATPGAARTRAALEAGEKCLWSPNIWANPIKADELRGAAARFGEGARVLTGAAFTDNAIAALPDLSEYRILHFATHGLVTAPQPQCPPRPALLTSFDSEAGSDGLLSFAEIFGLRIDADLVILSACDTAGSATVGATREAGVTGGGEFALDGLVRAFVGAGGRTVLASHWPVPDDFNATGRLIAGLFAEDGRGTAEALKASQEALMDDAETSHPFYWSAFAVVGDGAAHLTR